Proteins encoded by one window of Salvia splendens isolate huo1 chromosome 14, SspV2, whole genome shotgun sequence:
- the LOC121763614 gene encoding FT-interacting protein 7-like, translating into MKLVVEVIDAHDLMPKDGLGSASPFVEVDFQNQLSRTKTIPKNLNPIWNQKLLFDFDKTQSHHCSIEVSVYHERRPVPGRSFLGRVRIPCSNLVTKDEQVYQSFQLESKSLLSFVKGEIGLKTYTLSQSNIHISSPKITLPTPPPHTLPSTTSSTTQSPIVDDSIKLIEVKGNTRTHTNPAETACPSKIPIQEADSVIEERSETTHQIHKHQSVQQPIPTLLTRADGVHLPTMQNQTGPKLRRRAEHEATRPLHRDNNFNNTTTNNISNNNNINIINNNNNSNNSSSSNDNDFEVKEASLHLGEQWPNNTGRVWMSGERMAATLDLVEQMHYLYIRVVKARDLAASSDPYVEVKLGNYKGRTRHLERRPNPEWNQVFAFSKERIQSSILQVLVKDKDMIGRDDCLGGVVFDLNEIPTRVPPDSPLAPQWYRMEDRRGEGKVRGEVMVAVWMGTQADEAFTEAWHADAASVYGEGVFNIRSKVYVSPKLWYLRVNIIEAQDLVPNDRSRLPEVLVKVQIGNQVLRTGICPSRTANPIWNEDLVFVVAEPFEEHLVLTVEDQIHQSKDDVLGGITVPLDSIEKRLDHRPVRSRWFNLEKQREVRFSSRIHLRVCLEGGYHVLDESTMCISDQRPTAKQLWKPPIGVVEVGIVRAEGLLPMKMKEGRGSTDAYCVAKYGQKWVRTRTILDSFSPKWNEQYTWEVYDPCTVITLGVFDNFNLGSGGGGGGGRDARMGKVRIRLSTLEAQRVYTHAYPLLMLHPSGVKKMGEISLAVRFTPLSLANTIYIYGQPLLPKMHYLHPFTVNQVESLRYQAMNIVAARLARAEPPLRKEVVEYMLDVDSHMWSMRRSKANFFRIMAILSGLTSMKRWFEEVCDWKNPVTSILVHVLFLILIWYPELMLPTLFLYAFVIGVWNYRLRERHPAHMDARLSWAEAVQPDELDEEFDTFPTSRQGEVVRMRYDRLRSVAGRIQTVVGDVATQGERLHSVLRWRDPRATSLFLVFCLCAAVVLYVTPVRVVVLAGGLYVMRHPRFRSKLPSVPSNFFRRLAARTDSML; encoded by the coding sequence ATGAAGTTGGTGGTGGAAGTTATAGATGCTCATGATCTCATGCCCAAAGACGGCCTCGGATCAGCCAGTCCTTTCGTCGAAGTTGATTTCCAAAACCAGCTCAGTCGAACCAAAACCATCCCCAAAAACCTCAACCCCATTTGGAACCAGAAACTCTTGTTCGATTTCGACAAGACACAGAGCCACCATTGTAGCATAGAGGTCTCTGTCTACCACGAGAGGCGGCCTGTCCCGGGCAGGAGCTTTCTTGGGAGGGTTAGGATTCCTTGCTCAAATCTTGTCACTAAAGACGAACAGGTTTATCAGTCTTTCCAGCTTGAGAGCAAGTCTCTCCTTTCATTTGTCAAAGGTGAGATTGGCCTCAAAACCTACACTTTATCACAATCAAACATTCATATTTCTTCTCCTAAAATCACCCTTCCAACACCTCCTCCTCATACTCTTCCTTCTACCACTAGTAGTACAACTCAATCCCCCATTGTTGATGATTCTATCAAGTTGATTGAAGTGAAAGGAAACACTAGAACTCATACAAATCCAGCGGAAACAGCCTGTCCTAGCAAAATTCCAATCCAAGAAGCTGATAGTGTGATTGAAGAGAGATCAGAAACCACTCACCAAATCCACAAGCATCAATCTGTGCAGCAGCCAATCCCTACATTGCTGACTAGAGCCGACGGTGTCCATCTCCCAACAATGCAGAACCAAACCGGGCCTAAGCTGCGTAGGAGAGCAGAGCACGAGGCCACCAGACCACTTCACCGAGACAACAACTTTAACAACACCACCACCAACAACAtcagcaacaacaacaacatcaacatcatcaacaacaacaacaacagcaacaacagcagcagcagcaatgaCAACGACTTTGAGGTGAAAGAAGCGAGCCTCCACCTCGGCGAGCAGTGGCCTAACAACACGGGGAGAGTGTGGATGAGCGGCGAAAGAATGGCAGCCACATTAGACCTCGTGGAGCAGATGCATTACCTCTACATCCGAGTCGTGAAGGCCAGGGACCTCGCCGCCTCCTCCGACCCATACGTGGAGGTGAAGCTCGGAAACTACAAGGGCAGGACTCGCCACCTGGAGAGGAGGCCGAACCCTGAGTGGAACCAGGTTTTCGCCTTCTCGAAAGAGCGAATCCAATCGTCAATTCTCCAAGTGCTGGTGAAAGACAAGGACATGATCGGGAGGGACGATTGCCTCGGCGGAGTCGTGTTTGATCTGAATGAGATTCCGACGAGAGTCCCTCCGGATAGCCCCCTGGCGCCGCAGTGGTACAGAATGGAGGACCGGCGCGGCGAGGGGAAGGTGAGAGGCGAAGTGATGGTGGCGGTGTGGATGGGAACTCAGGCGGATGAGGCGTTTACAGAGGCGTGGCATGCTGACGCCGCCTCTGTTTACGGAGAGGGCGTGTTCAACATAAGGTCGAAGGTGTACGTTTCGCCTAAGCTGTGGTACCTTAGAGTGAACATCATCGAGGCTCAGGATCTGGTTCCCAACGACCGGAGCCGCCTCCCGGAGGTGCTGGTGAAGGTGCAGATCGGGAATCAGGTGCTGAGAACGGGGATCTGCCCGAGCAGGACGGCGAATCCGATCTGGAACGAGGATTTAGTGTTCGTCGTTGCTGAGCCGTTTGAAGAGCATCTCGTGTTGACCGTTGAGGACCAGATTCATCAATCGAAGGACGATGTTCTTGGAGGGATTACAGTTCCTCTGGATTCGATTGAGAAGCGGCTGGATCACCGTCCGGTGCGATCTCGTTGGTTCAATCTGGAGAAGCAGAGAGAGGTTAGATTTTCCAGCAGAATACATCTGAGAGTGTGTTTGGAAGGAGGCTACCACGTGCTCGACGAATCGACGATGTGTATTAGCGATCAACGCCCCACGGCGAAGCAGCTGTGGAAGCCTCCGATTGGAGTTGTGGAGGTGGGGATCGTGAGGGCGGAGGGGCTTCTGCCGATGAAGATGAAGGAAGGGAGAGGAAGCACCGACGCTTACTGCGTTGCGAAATACGGCCAGAAATGGGTGAGGACGAGGACGATACTCGACAGCTTTAGCCCTAAGTGGAATGAGCAATACACTTGGGAAGTCTATGATCCTTGCACCGTAATCACTCTCGGCGTGTTCGACAACTTCAATTTAGGCagcggcggaggcggaggaggaggtaGAGATGCGCGGATGGGGAAGGTGAGGATACGCCTCTCAACGCTGGAAGCGCAGCGCGTTTACACGCACGCGTATCCGCTGCTGATGCTTCACCCCTCGGGGGTGAAGAAGATGGGGGAGATCTCACTCGCGGTGAGATTCACACCTCTCTCACTCGCCAACACAATCTACATCTACGGCCAGCCGCTTCTCCCCAAAATGCACTACCTCCACCCTTTCACCGTGAATCAGGTGGAGAGTTTACGGTACCAGGCGATGAACATCGTGGCGGCGCGGCTGGCCCGCGCCGAGCCGCCGCTGCGGAAGGAGGTGGTGGAGTACATGCTGGATGTAGACTCGCACATGTGGAGCATGCGGCGGAGCAAGGCGAATTTCTTCCGGATCATGGCGATTTTATCAGGATTGACGTCGATGAAGCGATGGTTCGAGGAGGTTTGCGATTGGAAGAATCCGGTGACGTCGATTCTGGTGCACGTTCTGTTCCTGATACTGATTTGGTACCCGGAGCTGATGCTGCCGACGCTGTTTTTATACGCGTTCGTGATCGGGGTGTGGAACTACAGGCTGCGGGAGAGGCACCCGGCGCACATGGACGCGAGGCTGTCATGGGCGGAGGCGGTGCAGCCGGACGAGCTGGACGAGGAGTTTGACACGTTCCCGACGTCGAGGCAGGGGGAGGTGGTGCGGATGAGGTACGACAGGCTGAGGAGCGTGGCGGGGAGGATACAGACGGTGGTGGGGGACGTGGCGACGCAGGGGGAGAGGCTGCATTCGGTGCTGAGGTGGAGGGATCCGAGGGCGACGAGCTTGTTTCTGGTGTTCTGCCTGTGTGCGGCGGTGGTGCTTTACGTGACGCCGGTGAGGGTGGTGGTGCTGGCGGGGGGGTTGTATGTGATGAGGCATCCCAGGTTTAGGAGCAAGCTGCCTTCGGTTCCTAGCAACTTTTTTAGGAGGTTGGCTGCCAGGACTGACTCTATGCTTTGA